The Papaver somniferum cultivar HN1 unplaced genomic scaffold, ASM357369v1 unplaced-scaffold_18, whole genome shotgun sequence genome includes a window with the following:
- the LOC113337970 gene encoding disease resistance protein RFL1-like, protein MNIVSPFVTPVIDIISRLWSCSAAQSNYLCDLKQNLNALESSFMKLKDRRDDVKARVHIAESNPTDPARRTHEVRGWLQRVETLEQQIENILQEGIKNGGKYFCCWGRKNCCSGYKLGKVVVEKLNDADKLWNEGVFQVLVTISQPDVVREISVYQALGMDQMIDEVWSLLVDEQSTVRIIGLYGMGGVGKTTLLKKLNNEFLKRNHHFDLVIWVVVSKDLNIKTVQKQISKSLGLTWGDETNIDDRAKDINQVLKNKKFALFLDDIWDRVDLQKVGIPYVKITNQELTKKSRVVFTTRSEFVCGLMQADEIVKVNCLDWDKSWRLFQQNVGQRVLSSHNVTELAEKVAKECLGLPLALIAIGQTMACKKTVQEWQHAVTVLQKSASEFQGMVDEVLAILKFSFDSLQNEKLKSCLLYCSLYPDDYSIRRVELIRLWIGEGFLDEVDDIDEAYNEGHDVIESLKSACLLESGNDRNGNEVKMHDVVRDLALWISSDLGRKKGNYLTIQAQNKLKLHEWEKAVKISVVNNRSIKELNGAPNCLNLSTLRLHGSKVETISDDFFQSMPMLKVLDMSDLLIEKLPISIFTLTELHYLDLSCDNIGFGATKLSPGTLVRLTKLRMLDLFGSDLSNWEIEGGPSLSELECLKDLNYLGISLETVLALQRLVSSHKLQLCTKLLKVYKCQGIETLVLSPSFFPTSPASSLVSLANMVSLKTLHLQWCRELEELRIVSWVSMEDKLTLFATLEKFKIWQMPKLKIVWDVPQRSTFSFMNLKDVSIWHCPKLKNLTWLIYAQNLETLDLQQLNGLEDVISDGFEAEENLLNTFPRLNSLFLGSMSKLKRICNKSVKFLSLEHFQVRYCPRLKKLPFDANSVIIKTLMIQASKEWWESLEWEDETTKYNLARHNRFY, encoded by the exons ATGAATATTGTTAGTCCTTTTGTTACTCCAGTTATCGACATAATCTCTCGTCTATGGAGTTGTTCAGCTGCCCAGAGTAATTATCTATGTGatttaaaacaaaatttaaatgctTTAGAGAGTTCCTTCATGAAACTGAAAGATCGAAGAGATGATGTAAAGGCAAGGGTTCATATCGCAGAGTCAAACCCAACAGACCCAGCACGACGTACCCATGAGGTTCGTGGTTGGCTACAAAGAGTGGAAACCTTGGAACAACAAATTGAAAACATATTACAAGAAGGTATCAAAAATGGAGGAAAATATTTTTGTTGTTGGGGTCGAAAAAACTGTTGTAGTGGTTATAAACTGGGCAAGGTAGTGGTTGAAAAGCTTAATGATGCGGACAAGCTCTGGAATGAAGGTGTCTTCCAAGTGCTGGTTACTATATCTCAACCCGATGTTGTTCGTGAGATATCCGTCTATCAAGCTCTTGGAATGGACCAAATGATCGACGAAGTATGGAGTTTGTTGGTTGATGAGCAAAGTACTGTAAGAATTATAGGCTTATATGGAATGGGTGGAGTTGGAAAGACAACTCttttgaagaaactaaacaacgAATTTCTCAAAAGAAACCATCATTTTGATTTAGTCATTTGGGTTGTGGTGTCTAAGGATCTGAATATCAAAACTGTTCAAAAACAGATTAGCAAGTCACTCGGGTTGACATGGGGAGACGAAACGAATATAGATGACCGAGCCAAAGATATAAACCAAGTGCTGAAAAACAAAAAGTTCGCATTATTCTTGGATGACATTTGGGATCGAGTTGATTTACAAAAAGTTGGGATTCCATATGTCAAAATTACAAATCAAGAACTAACCAAGAAGTCTAGAGTTGTATTCACTACCAGATCCGAGTTTGTGTGCGGGCTTATGCAAGCGGATGAAATTGTCAAAGTTAATTGTTTGGATTGGGATAAATCGTGGCGCCTTTTTCAACAAAACGTCGGACAAAGAGTGCTAAGTAGTCATAATGTAACTGAGCTTGCTGAAAAAGTTGCGAAAGAATGTCTTGGTCTTCCTCTAGCACTGATCGCTATTGGTCAAACCATGGCCTGTAAAAAGACAGTCCAAGAATGGCAGCACGCGGTCACGGTTCTACAAAAATCAGCATCTGAGTTTCAAG GCATGGTTGATGAAGTGTTGGCCATATTGAAGTTCAGCTTTGATAGCTTGCAAAATGAAAAACTGAAGTCTTGTTTATTATATTGCTCGTTATACCCAGATGACTATTCAATTCGTAGAGTTGAACTAATTAGACTTTGGATTGGAGAAGGATTCTTAGATGAAGTTGATGATATAGATGAGGCTTATAACGAAGGTCACGACGTGATTGAAAGTCTCAAAAGCGCATGTTTGTTAGAAAGTGGTAATGACAGAAATGGAAATGAGGTAAAAATGCATGATGTGGTTCGTGATTTGGCACTTTGGATATCCTCAGATCTTGGTAGAAAAAAAGGTAACTATTTAACAATTCAAGCACAAAACAAACTGAAGCTTCATGAATGGGAGAAGGCAGTTAAGATCTCTGTAGTAAACAATAGATCAATTAAAGAACTTAATGGAGCACCAAATTGCTTGAATCTCTCAACATTGCGGCTTCACGGAAGTAAGGTGGAAACGATATCTGACGACTTCTTCCAATCTATGCCCATGCTTAAAGTTTTAGATATGTCTGATTTGCTTATAGAAAAGCTCCCAATAAGTATTTTCACACTTACGGAATTACATTATCTTGACTTATCATGTGACAATATAGGATTTGGTGCAACTAAACTAagtccagggactttagttcgtcTTACAAAATTAAGGATGTTGGATTTATTTGGTTCGGATTTAAGCAATTGGGAAATAGAAGGAGGACCAAGTCTGAGCGAGTTGGAATGCTTAAAAGACTTAAATTATCTCGGAATCAGCTTAGAGACGGTTCTTGCTCTTCAAAGATTAGTAAGTAGTCACAAATTGCAGTTGTGCACTAAACTGTTAAAGGTTTACAAATGTCAAGGCATCGAAACGCTCGTTTTATCACCGTCGTTTTTCCCAACATCACCAGCATCATCATTGGTTAGTCTGGCAAACATGGTAAGTCTAAAAACACTTCATCTCCAATGGTGTAGGGAGTTAGAAGAGTTGCGAATCGTGAGTTGGGTAAGTATGGAAGATAAGCTTACTTTGTTCGCGACATTGGAGAAATTTAAAATTTGGCAGATGCCAAAGTTAAAGATTGTGTGGGATGTGCCTCAACGGTCGACATTCAGCTTTATGAACCTTAAAGATGTAAGTATTTGGCATTGTCCTAAACTGAAGAATTTAACATGGCTGATATATGCTCAGAATCTTGAGACACTTGATTTGCAACAACTGAACGGATTGGAAGACGTAATTTCTGATGGGTTTGAAGCCGAAGAGAATTTATTGAATACGTTTCCGAGACTGAATAGTTTGTTTTTGGGCAGCATGTCAAAACTAAAGAGAATATGTAACAAGAGTGTTAAATTTCTTTCTTTGGAGCATTTTCAAGTGAGGTACTGTCCAAGATTGAAGAAGCTACCTTTTGATGCCAATAGCGTGATCATAAAGACTTTAATGATTCAAGCATCCAAGGAATGGTGGGAAAGCCTAGAGTGGGAAGATGAAACCACCAAATATAATCTTGCTCGTCATAACCGTTTTTATTAG